Proteins from a genomic interval of Thamnophis elegans isolate rThaEle1 chromosome 2, rThaEle1.pri, whole genome shotgun sequence:
- the FKBPL gene encoding FK506-binding protein-like — protein sequence MEPKGVASSEKACLKSQTAGEREAGKKPDQRTPICDKNIQDAGKKDLGDKVKENPPLPIQSQPGVCWPCPDGTFIKLILAAGTGLDKPKEGSICQVFIEASHEGPLSYPSSRWAEVELGGGDAEWDGVVDRGLETMLAGEQAELRLSEGCTIAVQLASFTEAKDSWEMSASEKWDLVLSNKDRGSELYRAGAIAAAARRYARALHLLVVAAPPPDYDQIKAELHTNLAACQLRLHQPANAAQNCSKTLALQPANPKALFRRGLAYDAMNDLEGAAQDLKGVLQVEPGNRAARRELERVTERIRARDARLAQAMQKMFA from the coding sequence ATGGAGCCGAAAGGGGTGGCAAGCTCAGAGAAAGCTTGTCTGAAGAGCCAGACTGCTGGAGAACGGGAAGCAGGCAAGAAGCCGGACCAGAGAACCCCCATCTGTGACAAAAACATCCAAGATGCTGGAAAAAAGGACCTTGGGGACAAGGTAAAAGAGAACCCACCGCTTCCCATCCAGTCCCAGCCAGGGGTCTGCTGGCCTTGCCCAGATGGCACCTTTATCAAGCTGATCCTCGCGGCCGGGACAGGTTTAGATAAACCGAAGGAAGGGTCCATCTGCCAAGTCTTCATCGAGGCCAGTCACGAAGGGCCCTTGAGCTACCCGTCCTCGAGGTGGGCCGAAgtggagctgggtgggggtgACGCCGAATGGGACGGTGTGGTGGACCGTGGTTTGGAAACCATGCTGGCAGGGGAGCAGGCTGAGCTGAGGTTGTCAGAGGGCTGCACCATCGCCGTCCAGTTGGCGAGCTTCACGGAGGCCAAGGACTCTTGGGAGATGAGCGCAAGCGAGAAGTGGGACTTGGTCCTTAGCAACAAAGACCGCGGCAGTGAGCTATACAGGGCGGGGGCCATTGCTGCGGCTGCCAGGCGCTACGCTAGGGCCTTACACTTGCTTGTGGTGGCTGCTCCACCCCCGGATTATGACCAGATCAAGGCGGAGCTTCACACTAACTTGGCCGCCTGTCAGCTACGGTTACACCAGCCGGCCAACGCCGCTCAAAACTGCTCCAAGACTCTTGCGCTCCAACCGGCCAACCCCAAGGCCTTGTTTCGTCGCGGCTTGGCCTATGATGCGATGAACGATCTGGAGGGGGCGGCGCAAGACCTCAAGGGGGTTTTGCAAGTAGAGCCAGGAAACCGAGCAGCTCGCCGGGAATTAGAAAGGGTTACTGAGAGGATCCGGGCCCGGGATGCTAGGCTGGCTCAAGCCATGCAGAAAATGTTTGCTTGA